The Blastomonas sp. SL216 DNA window TGGCGATCATCCTGTTCAACTTCCCGCCCAATGCCGGGGCGACGGGCAGCGCGGCGCATCTTGCCGTGTTCGAATCGCTCCACGCCACGCTGCACCGGCTGGCGGCAGAAGGCTATGATTGCAATCCGCCCGCCACGGTCGATGCCTTGCGCGATGCGATCCTCAAGGGCAATGCCGACCGGTTCGGATCGGACGCCAATGTCGCGGTGCGCATTTCCACCGACGATCATGTCTCGAACGAGCCGCATCTGCGCGCGATCGAAAAGCAATGGGGCCCGGCACCCGGCAAGCTGCAGAGCGACGGCTGGTCGATTCATGTGCTCGGCAAGCAGTTCGGCAATGTGTTCGTCGGCGTCCAGCCCAGCTTTGGTTATGAAGGCGACCCGATGCGGTTGCTGTTCGACGGCGATTTCGCCCCGACGCATGCCTTTGCCGCCTTCTATCGCTGGATTCGCGAAGAATTCCGTGCCGATGCGCTGCTGCATTTCGGCACCCATGGCGCGCTCGAATTCATGCCGGGCAAGCAGGCCGGCCTGTCGGGCGATTGCTGGCCCGACCGGATGCTGGGCAGCATGCCCAATTTCTACCTTTATGCCGCCAACAACCCGTCAGAGGCGATCATCGCCAAGCGGCGTTCGGGCGCGATGATCGTGTCCTACCTGACCCCGCCGCTCGCCGAAGCGGGCCTGTACAAGGGCTTTGCCGATCTGAAGGCGCTGGTCGAACGCTGGCGTGCGCTGGCGGGCGAAGGCGTCGAACGCGCCGCGCTGGAAGTGATGATCCGTGATGCCGCGACCGCGCTCGACATCGATGGCAGCGATATCGCCGCGCTGGCCGGCAATCTGTACGAGCTTGAACGCGCGCTGATCCCGTTCGGCCTGCATGTGCTGGGCAGCCAGCCCGAAGGCGCCGAGCGCGCCGCGTTCCTCGATGCGCTGACCGCTGCCGACAATGGCGCGGGCCGCGCCGAGCTCGATGCGAAGCTTGCCGCCAATGACGAGCTGGGCGCGCTGATCCATGCGCTCGATGGCGGCTATGTCCGCCCCGCGCCGGGCGGCGACATCCTGCACAATCCCGAAGTGCTGCCCACCGGGCGCAACACGCACGGTTTCGATCCCTTCCGCATTCCGAGTGCCTTTGCCTGCGTCACCGGCGCGGCCCAGGCCGAGGCGCTGCTCAGCCGCCATGTCGAGGCGGGCGAACCGCTGCCCGAGAGCATCGCGATGGTGCTGTGGGGAACCGACAATCTGAAGAGCGAGGGGACCCAGGTCGCCCAGGCGCTGCACCTGATGGGCGCACGTCCGCGCTTCGACACTTATGGCCGCCTTGCAGGCGCAGAGCTGATCCCGCTGGCCGAACTGGGCCGCCCGCGCATCGATGTGGTGGCGACGCTGTCGGGCGTGTTCCGCGACTTGCTGCCGCTGCAGACCCGGATGATCGCCGAGGCTGCCTGGCTCGCTTCCACAGCGGAAGAGCCCGAGGTGCTGAACTTCATCCGCAAGCATTCGCTGGCCCATGCCGCCAAGATGGATTGCGACATGGAAACCGCAGCGCTGCGTGTCTTCTCCAATGCCGAAGGCGCCTATGGCGCGCAGGTCAACATGATGATCGACGGCGGTGCCTGGGCCGATCCGGACGAGCTGGCCGAAGCGTTCGAAACGCACAAGGGCTATGCCTATGGCCGCAATGGTGCGCCGATGAAGCAGCGCGAGCTGCTCGAAACCGCCTTGGCTTCGGTCGATTTCACCTATCAGAACCTCGATTCGGTTGAACTCGGCGTCACCGATATCGACCAATATGTCGATGCGCTGGGCGGTGTCAGCCGCTCGGTGACCAAGGCGCGTGGGGGCAAGGCGGCTCCGGTCTATATTGTCGATGCCACCGAAGGCGCGGCCAAGATCCGTACGCTTGCCGAACAGATCAACCGCGAAACGCGCACCCGCATGCTCAACCCGAAATGGTATGAAGGCATGCTCAAGCACGGCTTTGAAGGCGTGCGCCAGATCGAGGGGCATGTGACCACCACCATGGGCTGGTCGGCCACCACCGGCCAGGTCGCCCCCTGGGTCTATCAGCAGATCAGCGAGACCTATGTGCTCGATGCAGAAATGCGCGCGCGGCTTGCCACGCTCAACCCCAAGGCTTCGGCCCGGGTGGCGGAACGGCTGCTCGAGGCATGCGACCGCCGGCTTTGGGAACCGGATGCCGCAACCCTGGCGGCGCTCCGCGCCGCTGCGGACGATATCGAAGACAGGCTGGAAGGCCTGATCGCAGCAGAATGACGGGAGAGAGTTGATATGAGCCTTTTGGACCATGGCAGTGCGCCGCCAGCCTTTGGCGAAGGCAGCACCCAGGTCGCGCTCGACCCGCGCGACGAGATTACCGGAGCCAAGGTGTTTGCCGTCTACGGCAAGGGTGGCATCGGCAAGTCGACCACCTCGTCCAACCTGTCGGCTGCCTTGTCGCTGCTCGGCAAGCGCGTGCTGCAGATCGGGTGCGATCCCAAGCATGACAGCACCTTTACCCTCACCAAGAAGCTGATGCCGACGGTGATCGATGTGCTCGAAACGGTGGACTTTCACCATGAAGAGCTGCGGCCCGAAGATTACATGTTCGAAGGCTTTAACGGCGTGATGTGCGTCGAGGCGGGCGGTCCGCCGGCGGGCACCGGCTGCGGCGGCTATGTCGTCGGGCAAACGGTCAAGCTGCTCAAGCAGCACCATCTGCTGGAAGATACCGATGTCGTGATCTTCGACGTGCTGGGCGATGTGGTGTGCGGCGGTTTCGCCGCGCCGCTGCAGCATGCCGAGCGCGCAGTTGTCGTCGCGGCCAACGACTTTGACAGCATCTTCGCGATGAACCGCATCGTCGCGGCCATCAAGGCCAAGTCGAAGAATTACGAGGTCCGCATGGCGGGCGTCATCGCCAACCGTTCGGCTGCGACCGACGAGATCGACCGGTTCAACGAGGCGACCGGCCTCAAGCGTCTGGCGCATTTCCCCGATCTGGACGCCATCCGCCGCAGCCGCCTGAAGAAATGCACGATCTTCGAGATGGATTCGACCCCCGAGATCGAAGCGGTAAAGAACGAATATCTGCGTCTCGCCGCAACGCTCTGGGCGGGCACCGACGCGCTCGACGCCATGCCGATGAAGGACCGCGAAATCTTCGAATTCCTGGGGTTTGAATGATGGCCAGCCAGGCACCTCGCTCCACCTATGACGCCTATCGCGGGCGGCTGGAGGATTATTTCGACCGCACCGCGCGGCAGAACTGGGTGGACCTGACCTCGGATGCCAAGGTCAGCGGCATCCGCGCCACCGTGCGCGCCGGGCGTGACCGGATGCGCGCGATGCTGCTCGACTGGCTGCCTTATGACCTCAAGGGCAAGCGCATCCTCGATGCCGGTTGCGGCACCGGCGCGCTCGCCGTTGCCGCGGCGCAGCTCGGCGCAGACGTCACCGCAATCGACATTTCGGGCGGGCTGGTCGACGTCGCGCGCGAACGCGCACCCTCGGGCCTGACGATCGATTGGCGGGTGGGTGACATGCTGGATCCGCAACTTGGATCTTTCGACCATGTCGTCGCGATGGATTCGCTCATTCATTATGAAACCGGCGATATCGTCGACGTGCTGGCGGCCCTGGCGGACCGTGCGCCCTCGATCGCCTTCA harbors:
- a CDS encoding magnesium chelatase subunit H; amino-acid sequence: MPGKATPASAQGRNAAIRVVFITLDNHLSGAVDRAEALLVKDMPGLSIGFHAAADWGRDPGALDAARADIARADIVIATMLFLEDHVRAILPALEARREQCDAMLGLMSAGDVVKLTRMGGYRMDAPARGPLALLKKLRGSPKPGGNSGAGQMKMLRRLPKILKFIPGTAQDVRHYFLTLQYWLAGSDDNVVSMIRGLIDRYAAGDRAALKGTTPAQAPRDYPEIGLYHPALPERITEDAARLPRSGKATGSVGVLLLRSYLLGKDAGHYDGMIAALEAQGLNVVAAFASGLDARPAVAKYFLRDGRPVVDAVVNLTGFSMVGGPAYNDAAAAEEVLAGLDLPYIAAHPIEFQSLEQWGSRHQGLLPLEATMMVAIPELDGAVMPHVFGGRSDGSGEPCQGCSRGCVFTAPDAMRAMQSCPERAEALAAKVGALVALRRSDRAKRKLAIILFNFPPNAGATGSAAHLAVFESLHATLHRLAAEGYDCNPPATVDALRDAILKGNADRFGSDANVAVRISTDDHVSNEPHLRAIEKQWGPAPGKLQSDGWSIHVLGKQFGNVFVGVQPSFGYEGDPMRLLFDGDFAPTHAFAAFYRWIREEFRADALLHFGTHGALEFMPGKQAGLSGDCWPDRMLGSMPNFYLYAANNPSEAIIAKRRSGAMIVSYLTPPLAEAGLYKGFADLKALVERWRALAGEGVERAALEVMIRDAATALDIDGSDIAALAGNLYELERALIPFGLHVLGSQPEGAERAAFLDALTAADNGAGRAELDAKLAANDELGALIHALDGGYVRPAPGGDILHNPEVLPTGRNTHGFDPFRIPSAFACVTGAAQAEALLSRHVEAGEPLPESIAMVLWGTDNLKSEGTQVAQALHLMGARPRFDTYGRLAGAELIPLAELGRPRIDVVATLSGVFRDLLPLQTRMIAEAAWLASTAEEPEVLNFIRKHSLAHAAKMDCDMETAALRVFSNAEGAYGAQVNMMIDGGAWADPDELAEAFETHKGYAYGRNGAPMKQRELLETALASVDFTYQNLDSVELGVTDIDQYVDALGGVSRSVTKARGGKAAPVYIVDATEGAAKIRTLAEQINRETRTRMLNPKWYEGMLKHGFEGVRQIEGHVTTTMGWSATTGQVAPWVYQQISETYVLDAEMRARLATLNPKASARVAERLLEACDRRLWEPDAATLAALRAAADDIEDRLEGLIAAE
- the bchL gene encoding ferredoxin:protochlorophyllide reductase (ATP-dependent) iron-sulfur ATP-binding protein, which codes for MSLLDHGSAPPAFGEGSTQVALDPRDEITGAKVFAVYGKGGIGKSTTSSNLSAALSLLGKRVLQIGCDPKHDSTFTLTKKLMPTVIDVLETVDFHHEELRPEDYMFEGFNGVMCVEAGGPPAGTGCGGYVVGQTVKLLKQHHLLEDTDVVIFDVLGDVVCGGFAAPLQHAERAVVVAANDFDSIFAMNRIVAAIKAKSKNYEVRMAGVIANRSAATDEIDRFNEATGLKRLAHFPDLDAIRRSRLKKCTIFEMDSTPEIEAVKNEYLRLAATLWAGTDALDAMPMKDREIFEFLGFE
- the bchM gene encoding magnesium protoporphyrin IX methyltransferase, with the translated sequence MASQAPRSTYDAYRGRLEDYFDRTARQNWVDLTSDAKVSGIRATVRAGRDRMRAMLLDWLPYDLKGKRILDAGCGTGALAVAAAQLGADVTAIDISGGLVDVARERAPSGLTIDWRVGDMLDPQLGSFDHVVAMDSLIHYETGDIVDVLAALADRAPSIAFTFAPRTPLLAAMHATGKLFPKSDRAPAIVPVAEWKLQRLLAQRLPSHGIAASERIVSGFYTSHAMLLARG